The Paenibacillus sp. MBLB1832 genome has a window encoding:
- a CDS encoding transglutaminase domain-containing protein, whose protein sequence is MTDTALFSPSSINFISIAIVLTIAASMLQGFLRGGSGSARHFVAMLVEAGIALLSLLAAWKCVGWISPAIQTWLKGLDLQVPSVEISALKQMYYTVMTSLRDFPLLRFGVLFLIGYVVIKQVLNLVVDYLLGRWLAERYAMTKRRNSFLSSVSGGLIGSFAGFARALMLIAMLFIYVSLFPHSLVTPYIESSTMYQKGAKEVISPFTGDFIAEKAPVFTRAVEQEFSNILQRKYEVLDAKIPGNIADAAKEITVNAKTDEEKAKLLYSWVGTRVKYDWNKVKLYEEQRIWKEQTPEDTFNTKEGVCIDYARLYAQMARAIGLDVKVVTGLGYDGQGGYGPHAWNEVYLEETNRWVPLDATWVASGANWFNPPNFDQTHVRDV, encoded by the coding sequence ATGACGGATACAGCTTTGTTTTCACCTTCTTCAATTAACTTCATCTCCATTGCCATTGTGCTTACCATTGCCGCATCGATGCTGCAAGGTTTTCTGCGCGGGGGTTCTGGTTCTGCAAGGCATTTCGTTGCGATGCTGGTTGAGGCTGGCATTGCGCTTCTATCCCTGTTAGCGGCGTGGAAGTGTGTAGGATGGATTTCTCCTGCGATTCAAACGTGGTTAAAAGGACTTGACTTACAAGTCCCCTCGGTCGAGATCTCTGCGCTCAAGCAAATGTATTATACCGTCATGACAAGTCTGCGTGATTTCCCGTTGCTTCGTTTCGGGGTCCTTTTTCTCATCGGCTACGTCGTAATCAAGCAAGTACTGAATCTTGTTGTTGATTATTTACTTGGGCGATGGCTAGCAGAGCGGTATGCCATGACGAAGCGGCGGAACTCGTTCCTGAGCTCTGTTTCAGGGGGGTTAATCGGTTCTTTCGCTGGGTTTGCCAGAGCGCTGATGCTCATTGCGATGTTGTTCATTTATGTGTCGTTATTCCCGCATTCCTTGGTTACTCCGTATATTGAGTCATCCACGATGTATCAAAAAGGGGCCAAAGAAGTCATCTCCCCGTTCACGGGTGATTTCATTGCAGAGAAAGCGCCAGTCTTTACACGGGCAGTGGAGCAGGAATTCTCGAATATTTTACAGCGAAAATATGAAGTGCTTGATGCCAAGATTCCGGGGAATATTGCGGATGCGGCCAAAGAGATTACGGTGAATGCGAAAACCGATGAGGAAAAGGCCAAATTGCTGTATTCCTGGGTAGGCACAAGAGTGAAATACGACTGGAATAAAGTCAAATTATATGAAGAACAGCGTATTTGGAAAGAACAGACGCCGGAAGATACATTTAATACTAAAGAAGGTGTATGCATCGATTACGCGCGATTATATGCGCAGATGGCTAGAGCGATCGGGCTGGATGTGAAGGTTGTCACAGGATTAGGCTACGATGGTCAGGGCGGCTACGGCCCCCATGCATGGAATGAAGTGTATCTCGAGGAGACGAATCGATGGGTGCCTTTGGATGCCACGTGGGTCGCAAGCGGTGCGAATTGGTTCAACCCGCCGAATTTTGACCAAACGCATGTGAGAGATGTGTAG
- a CDS encoding HAD-IA family hydrolase: MRKPLQSYQMIYLDAGDTLVTIPAAQTILKQYLQLRAIDRDEAHIHELFTEAFRLFYYVEKKEDFVVCSPESDRAFWVNLYQYVLHKLGMYAEWTEEQIFECCHELYEIFTAPQYYDLFDDVKPFLEELRNRGFRIGIISNFAPTLKAILADKGILHYFDPVLVSTEVGLEKPDPAMFQLALEMAGLKAEDVLYVGDHETNDIWSPNQVGIDAVRIIRYPYHTGDGIRSLLELVQEPHALQP; this comes from the coding sequence ATGCGCAAACCGTTACAATCTTATCAAATGATTTATCTGGATGCAGGGGATACGTTAGTTACGATTCCTGCTGCCCAAACGATTTTGAAGCAGTATTTGCAATTGCGTGCCATTGATCGCGATGAGGCGCATATTCATGAACTTTTTACAGAAGCGTTCCGTCTATTTTATTATGTAGAAAAGAAAGAAGATTTCGTCGTGTGCAGCCCTGAGTCAGATCGCGCCTTCTGGGTTAATCTATACCAGTACGTTCTGCATAAGCTAGGTATGTACGCAGAATGGACGGAAGAGCAAATTTTCGAATGCTGCCACGAGCTTTATGAGATTTTTACGGCACCGCAATATTACGATCTTTTCGATGATGTCAAACCGTTCTTGGAAGAGCTGCGAAACCGCGGGTTCCGCATTGGCATTATAAGTAATTTTGCCCCAACCTTGAAAGCCATTCTCGCAGATAAAGGGATTTTGCATTATTTTGACCCTGTGCTCGTATCCACCGAAGTTGGGTTGGAGAAGCCGGATCCTGCTATGTTCCAATTGGCTTTGGAGATGGCTGGTTTGAAGGCTGAGGACGTGCTGTACGTAGGCGACCATGAGACGAATGATATTTGGTCCCCGAATCAAGTAGGAATCGATGCGGTTCGCATCATCCGGTATCCGTATCATACAGGAGACGGGATTCGCTCCCTGCTCGAGCTGGTTCAAGAGCCCCATGCCTTGCAACCTTAG
- a CDS encoding peptidoglycan D,D-transpeptidase FtsI family protein yields MKSSIMDDPKKKEITKKRHFSFRINIFFFITFLLFSVLIVRLAILQFVQAKDLKAAENTNTNQTNKIAPIRGNIYDSTKSPLAYTIPVQSLFFRIEPGQNKDETIALAKRIRKVFEEFAKPNTVSPTSEEIVLAMDLGYDINKNPVKEPSYFSVPRRIKADLSNEEIAYLLEHRDEFKGLEVTEESIRTYEMDDDKKTTIATQLIGYTNAFSTQTAKKIYEDNPESKEYLSNENVGFDGIERMYQDELRGKNGYKIYPVNAAMKIIGRAEVTAPIKGNNLYLSINKDIQKTTEKMLQDHIAYLRTPAFANDQYLKWGTKASSGFAVAMEVDTGRVVTMANYPDYDANVWTGGISPSIYKEIGTYITNGTIMTAKAKYPDEKENAKHPSSIVFMGSTIKPLSVLIGLKEKLFTASTPYYDSGTFTFGKDNNSAISNSDKTAYGTLYASTAIEHSSNTYMSAMVGIPFWNKYGRENANVTAKWAEYLAKFGMGVKTGSGLPGEYAGSNDFITNAKKDSYQSAMVYASWGQNEKTTVLQLAQYTATLASRGKRMKPLFVDEIRDYKGELVKKIEPEVLDDVSNEFAQADWNTIIHGMKSGAQGIEELPFNVARKTGTSTQAVAGGSVENAVLIAFAPVENPKLAVAVVVPEGGFGRYGASPIAAKIFEAYDAANDGILTKLGGGKKPW; encoded by the coding sequence ATGAAATCATCCATTATGGATGATCCGAAGAAAAAAGAAATTACTAAAAAACGGCACTTTTCGTTTCGGATCAATATATTTTTCTTTATCACGTTTCTTTTGTTTTCCGTGCTCATCGTCCGATTAGCTATTCTTCAATTCGTTCAAGCCAAGGATTTGAAAGCGGCAGAGAACACGAACACGAATCAAACGAACAAAATCGCTCCGATTCGCGGCAATATCTACGATTCCACGAAGTCCCCATTAGCGTACACGATTCCAGTACAGTCATTATTTTTCCGTATTGAACCTGGTCAAAATAAGGATGAAACCATTGCATTGGCTAAACGAATTAGGAAAGTATTCGAGGAATTCGCTAAGCCGAATACAGTCAGCCCTACCTCGGAGGAGATTGTCCTTGCCATGGATTTGGGCTATGACATCAATAAGAATCCAGTCAAAGAACCGAGCTATTTTTCAGTGCCGCGCCGTATCAAAGCGGATTTATCTAATGAGGAAATTGCCTATTTGCTTGAGCACCGAGATGAATTCAAAGGGCTGGAAGTAACAGAAGAAAGTATCCGCACTTACGAAATGGATGATGACAAAAAGACGACGATTGCCACGCAATTGATCGGTTATACGAACGCATTTTCAACACAGACAGCGAAGAAAATTTATGAAGATAATCCCGAGAGCAAAGAATATTTGAGCAACGAAAATGTTGGCTTTGACGGTATAGAACGCATGTATCAAGATGAGTTGCGCGGCAAAAATGGCTATAAGATATATCCGGTGAACGCTGCAATGAAAATTATCGGCAGAGCCGAAGTGACAGCGCCGATCAAGGGGAATAACTTATATCTGTCGATCAATAAGGATATTCAGAAGACGACGGAGAAAATGCTTCAGGACCATATTGCCTATCTACGAACGCCTGCCTTTGCGAATGATCAATATTTGAAATGGGGAACGAAGGCTTCCTCTGGCTTCGCGGTTGCGATGGAAGTAGATACAGGCCGTGTCGTCACTATGGCTAATTACCCAGATTATGATGCGAACGTCTGGACGGGCGGTATTTCTCCATCGATTTATAAGGAGATCGGCACCTATATCACGAACGGTACGATTATGACGGCGAAAGCAAAATATCCAGATGAGAAAGAGAATGCAAAGCATCCTTCCTCGATTGTGTTCATGGGATCTACGATTAAGCCGTTATCGGTCTTGATAGGATTGAAGGAAAAGCTCTTTACTGCGAGTACGCCGTATTATGATTCAGGCACATTCACCTTCGGTAAGGATAATAACAGCGCGATTTCGAACTCGGATAAAACGGCATATGGCACGTTATACGCTTCGACCGCGATCGAACATTCCTCGAATACGTATATGTCGGCGATGGTGGGTATCCCATTCTGGAACAAATATGGAAGAGAGAACGCGAATGTGACAGCCAAATGGGCCGAGTATCTGGCCAAATTTGGGATGGGTGTGAAGACGGGAAGCGGACTGCCTGGTGAATACGCAGGTTCCAATGACTTTATCACGAATGCGAAGAAAGACAGTTACCAATCTGCGATGGTTTACGCATCCTGGGGACAGAATGAGAAAACGACTGTTCTTCAGCTTGCGCAATATACCGCAACGCTTGCTAGTCGCGGGAAACGTATGAAACCGCTCTTCGTGGATGAGATTAGGGATTATAAAGGCGAATTAGTGAAGAAGATTGAACCTGAAGTGCTGGACGATGTATCGAATGAATTCGCGCAGGCGGATTGGAATACCATCATCCATGGGATGAAAAGTGGTGCTCAAGGTATTGAAGAATTGCCATTCAATGTGGCGCGGAAGACGGGAACATCCACGCAGGCTGTGGCAGGCGGATCGGTTGAGAATGCCGTTCTCATTGCTTTCGCTCCTGTAGAAAATCCAAAACTGGCGGTCGCAGTCGTTGTTCCGGAAGGTGGTTTCGGTCGTTATGGGGCCTCCCCGATCGCAGCGAAAATCTTCGAGGCATATGACGCGGCGAACGATGGGATTCTGACGAAGCTTGGCGGCGGGAAGAAGCCGTGGTAA
- the asnB gene encoding asparagine synthase (glutamine-hydrolyzing) produces MCGIAGIMYFEDREPTEASLQQMTDVIVHRGPNDVGFWTENRIGLGFRRLSIIDIKEGHQPLTNEDETVWIIFNGEIYNYKELRTMLQARGHVFRTQSDTEVIVHLYEEYGEDCVKHMRGMFGFVIWDRKKKQLFGARDHFGIKPFYYHVNDRQFLFGSEIKSLLAADGMNRLIHTDSLLNYLTFQYVPEPNTMFHGIHKLPPAHSVTITFDGEMKIHKYWDPMFEPEEKPFDYYVEGIREKLSESVKLHMVSDVDRGCFLSSGIDSTAIATHMRNIEPIRTFSVGFEGANNETPIAAQTAAALGTQHYDKIITQDDFFATMPKAIWHQDEPVADPSAIALYHVAQLAREHVTVVLSGEGADELFGGYRIYREPHSLRHLDQLPSALKRMLHRFASVLPSGVKGRNYVLRGTTPLEERFLGNAKIFSEDMKAEVLRLDSEMLRNYKNPVQIAGDYYGKTKHLDPVSRMQYIDMNLWMPGDILMKADKMTMAHSLELRVPFLDKELFEVARRIPAKYRIANGTTKYIFRKAMEGIIPDPILNRPKLGFPVPLRDWMKGAMGDMVMEQIKSSGIEDYIDIPVVERMLYKHRNGQGDYARRLWTLYIFALWHKTFMEELPKKVLTAY; encoded by the coding sequence ATGTGTGGTATTGCAGGGATTATGTATTTTGAAGATAGAGAGCCGACTGAGGCGAGTTTGCAGCAGATGACAGATGTGATTGTGCATCGCGGACCGAATGATGTGGGATTCTGGACAGAAAATCGCATTGGTTTGGGATTTAGACGTCTCTCGATTATTGATATTAAAGAGGGCCATCAGCCATTAACGAATGAAGATGAAACCGTATGGATCATTTTCAACGGTGAAATTTATAACTACAAAGAATTGCGCACGATGCTGCAGGCTCGCGGGCACGTATTCCGTACACAGAGCGACACGGAGGTTATCGTACATCTCTATGAAGAGTATGGCGAGGACTGTGTGAAGCATATGCGCGGGATGTTCGGTTTCGTCATTTGGGATCGGAAGAAGAAGCAGCTGTTCGGAGCGAGAGATCACTTTGGGATTAAACCGTTTTATTATCATGTGAATGATCGTCAATTCCTGTTCGGCTCGGAAATCAAGAGCTTGCTTGCCGCTGACGGCATGAATCGGTTAATCCACACGGACAGCTTGCTGAATTATTTGACGTTTCAGTATGTGCCAGAGCCGAATACGATGTTCCACGGCATTCATAAGCTGCCGCCCGCCCATTCGGTCACTATTACGTTTGATGGGGAAATGAAGATACATAAGTATTGGGACCCCATGTTTGAACCAGAAGAGAAACCGTTCGATTATTATGTGGAGGGGATTCGTGAAAAATTAAGCGAATCCGTCAAGCTGCACATGGTCAGCGACGTGGACCGGGGCTGCTTCCTGTCGAGCGGTATCGACTCGACCGCAATTGCGACACACATGCGGAACATCGAACCGATCCGCACGTTCTCGGTTGGCTTCGAGGGCGCCAACAACGAGACGCCGATCGCTGCGCAAACCGCTGCGGCGCTCGGCACGCAGCACTACGACAAAATCATCACGCAGGATGATTTCTTTGCGACGATGCCGAAGGCGATCTGGCACCAGGACGAGCCTGTCGCCGATCCTTCGGCCATTGCCCTCTACCACGTGGCGCAGCTAGCGCGCGAGCACGTGACAGTGGTGCTGTCCGGCGAAGGCGCGGACGAGCTGTTCGGCGGCTATCGCATCTACCGCGAGCCGCATTCCTTGCGGCATCTGGACCAGCTGCCGTCAGCCTTGAAGCGCATGCTGCATCGCTTCGCAAGCGTACTGCCGAGCGGTGTGAAGGGCCGCAACTATGTGTTGCGGGGGACGACACCGCTGGAAGAGCGCTTCCTCGGAAACGCGAAAATCTTCTCCGAGGATATGAAGGCCGAGGTGCTTCGCCTCGATAGCGAGATGCTGCGCAACTACAAGAATCCCGTGCAAATTGCCGGCGATTACTATGGGAAAACGAAACATCTCGACCCTGTCAGCCGGATGCAGTATATTGACATGAACTTGTGGATGCCCGGCGACATTCTGATGAAGGCAGACAAAATGACGATGGCACACTCGCTAGAGCTGCGTGTTCCTTTCTTGGATAAGGAGCTGTTCGAAGTCGCTCGCCGTATTCCAGCGAAGTATCGCATCGCGAACGGTACGACCAAATATATTTTCCGTAAAGCGATGGAAGGCATCATTCCAGACCCGATCCTAAACCGTCCGAAGTTGGGCTTCCCTGTGCCGCTGCGCGATTGGATGAAAGGCGCTATGGGGGACATGGTGATGGAGCAAATCAAGTCGAGCGGAATCGAAGATTACATTGATATTCCTGTGGTGGAACGGATGCTGTACAAGCATCGGAATGGTCAAGGGGACTATGCAAGACGATTGTGGACCCTTTATATTTTTGCACTCTGGCACAAAACATTTATGGAAGAATTGCCGAAGAAGGTACTAACAGCGTACTAA
- a CDS encoding Cof-type HAD-IIB family hydrolase, translating into MILQKYKLIALDMDGTLLSDDKTISEENKAAIREASAQGKIVIMSTGRGAISAMPYIHELGLTTPLVVVNGSEVWSSPDVLLRRTLVPTETILALHKLALEQDCWWWAYSTNGVFNRESEGLDIAAEEWLKFGFYTENEVKLGRIREVVTSWGTLEITNSHPCNLEMNPLGISKASGVTAVCELLGIPMSEVIAMGDSENDIAMIREAGLGVAMGNAQDEVKRIADLTTVTNNEHAVAHIIRAYMLN; encoded by the coding sequence ATGATTTTGCAAAAGTATAAGCTCATTGCTCTCGATATGGATGGCACGTTGTTAAGTGACGATAAGACAATTTCAGAAGAGAATAAAGCCGCGATACGTGAAGCTTCTGCACAGGGAAAAATAGTGATCATGTCGACCGGGCGCGGAGCGATCAGCGCAATGCCTTACATCCACGAGTTGGGACTGACAACGCCCCTTGTGGTGGTTAACGGAAGCGAAGTATGGTCCTCGCCGGACGTCTTATTGCGTAGGACACTCGTCCCCACGGAAACGATCCTTGCCTTGCACAAGTTAGCCCTCGAGCAAGACTGCTGGTGGTGGGCCTACTCGACCAATGGCGTGTTCAATCGCGAAAGCGAGGGATTGGATATCGCCGCGGAAGAATGGTTGAAGTTCGGTTTTTACACGGAAAATGAGGTGAAGCTTGGGCGGATTCGTGAGGTGGTGACGAGCTGGGGAACGCTTGAAATCACCAACTCACATCCTTGCAATTTGGAGATGAACCCGCTCGGCATTAGTAAGGCAAGCGGTGTGACAGCTGTATGCGAGCTGTTGGGGATTCCCATGTCAGAAGTTATTGCGATGGGGGACAGTGAGAATGACATCGCGATGATTCGCGAAGCAGGTCTTGGTGTCGCGATGGGGAATGCGCAAGACGAAGTGAAACGAATCGCTGATCTTACGACCGTCACGAATAATGAGCATGCGGTGGCTCACATCATCCGAGCTTATATGCTGAACTAA
- a CDS encoding DUF456 domain-containing protein translates to MITFGWIVVILLFVIGMVGAVYPILPGVLAIYGAFFLYGWLISWEPFGFWFWLIQTLIVIIIMVADYAVSAMGVKKFGGSKAAIIGSTVGLIIGPFVIPAFGIILGPFIGAVIGEIIVGTSWKKALSAGVGSVLGFFASSVVKIALQLVMIIVFFIWVF, encoded by the coding sequence ATGATTACCTTTGGTTGGATTGTCGTTATTCTTTTATTTGTTATTGGTATGGTTGGCGCAGTTTACCCAATATTGCCGGGCGTACTCGCGATTTACGGCGCTTTCTTCCTCTATGGCTGGCTCATAAGTTGGGAGCCGTTCGGCTTCTGGTTCTGGCTTATCCAAACCCTCATCGTGATCATCATTATGGTGGCGGATTACGCAGTAAGCGCAATGGGGGTCAAGAAGTTCGGAGGCTCAAAAGCGGCGATCATCGGCAGCACGGTTGGTCTGATCATCGGTCCGTTTGTGATTCCGGCATTCGGGATCATTCTAGGACCGTTCATCGGTGCTGTCATTGGTGAAATTATCGTCGGGACGTCGTGGAAAAAAGCGCTAAGCGCAGGCGTTGGCTCGGTTCTTGGATTTTTTGCGAGCAGCGTTGTGAAAATAGCCCTGCAACTTGTTATGATTATCGTATTCTTCATCTGGGTCTTTTAA
- a CDS encoding putative polysaccharide biosynthesis protein → MTKVTKDSLVKGTLILTVAALVARFLGVFQRIPLVHLLHEEGMASYVIAFNLYSILLVVATAGIPSALSKMVAEKRAIGRPHEAERIYKAAILFAVIAGAVMTVLLYVFAPIYAESISKGGHDATLATRAIAPAMLFFPLIAIMRGYFQGRQHMMPNGISQVVEQVFRLITSIALAFFLLDISLGWGVAGASFGGVIGGAAALAVMLYYAVKLKRQDAQLLKSAVSQVASEQMSASRSEDGPVELLRYRDIYRSLFKLSIPIVVFSVTVTLVYLIDTSMIIPLLQDAVGTSEASRLVGILGGRAQSLAGIPIILAIALSQSVVPIISAAYSRKDLKQVGQQTTRVLQLAILSGLPAVLVISIAARPLDWFLFGYEDSAYGIAHGPAIISLLTAGAMFQIIMQTSGAVLMGMGRMKPLMIHVAVGIAVKLVGSFVLGQWVGIYGIVVSTGLCFIVMSWLNIRTLRKEVSFTILGRRLGGLLLTILVIAALGFGAEWLTHSYVLPTPWFRLNQGIQAVLICGFTAALYPVMLMLTRVVTKEDVSSFPSPVQKLIGKASRLMKRS, encoded by the coding sequence TTGACGAAGGTAACCAAAGATTCTCTTGTAAAAGGGACGCTCATTCTCACCGTGGCCGCGCTTGTAGCGCGGTTTCTCGGCGTTTTCCAGCGGATTCCGCTGGTTCATTTGCTGCATGAGGAAGGCATGGCGAGTTATGTCATTGCTTTCAATCTGTATTCGATTCTGCTGGTTGTTGCAACCGCGGGTATTCCTAGTGCCCTAAGTAAAATGGTCGCGGAGAAACGCGCCATCGGACGACCTCACGAAGCGGAACGCATCTATAAGGCAGCGATCTTGTTCGCTGTGATTGCAGGAGCGGTGATGACCGTGTTGCTCTATGTGTTCGCTCCTATCTATGCAGAGAGCATTTCCAAAGGGGGGCACGATGCGACATTAGCTACGCGGGCGATTGCCCCAGCGATGTTGTTTTTCCCGCTGATCGCGATCATGCGGGGGTATTTCCAAGGCAGACAACATATGATGCCTAACGGCATTTCGCAAGTCGTAGAGCAAGTTTTCAGATTAATTACTTCTATTGCGCTGGCCTTTTTCTTACTTGATATTTCGTTAGGCTGGGGTGTGGCAGGGGCTTCGTTCGGTGGTGTCATTGGCGGAGCTGCGGCACTCGCGGTCATGCTGTATTATGCGGTTAAGCTGAAAAGGCAAGATGCGCAGCTGCTAAAATCTGCCGTATCGCAGGTGGCTTCTGAGCAAATGAGTGCCTCCAGATCGGAAGATGGTCCCGTGGAACTCCTGCGTTATCGGGATATTTACCGCAGCTTGTTCAAGCTTTCAATTCCCATCGTTGTCTTCTCCGTGACCGTAACCCTTGTGTATCTGATCGATACGTCGATGATCATCCCATTGCTTCAAGATGCTGTCGGTACAAGCGAAGCGTCACGATTAGTCGGTATTCTCGGTGGACGTGCGCAATCGCTGGCTGGCATTCCAATCATTTTGGCTATAGCACTCAGCCAGTCTGTTGTACCGATCATCTCTGCGGCGTATTCCCGCAAGGATTTGAAGCAAGTGGGGCAGCAGACGACACGTGTGCTTCAGCTTGCTATCCTGTCGGGTCTGCCTGCGGTATTGGTCATTAGTATTGCAGCGAGACCGCTCGATTGGTTCCTGTTCGGTTATGAGGATTCCGCCTATGGCATTGCGCATGGACCCGCCATCATCTCTTTGCTAACCGCAGGCGCGATGTTCCAGATCATCATGCAGACGTCTGGCGCCGTGCTGATGGGTATGGGGAGGATGAAGCCGTTAATGATCCATGTCGCGGTTGGGATTGCCGTGAAGCTGGTCGGCAGCTTCGTACTAGGTCAATGGGTCGGAATTTACGGAATTGTCGTCTCGACGGGACTCTGCTTCATCGTCATGTCATGGCTCAATATTCGAACACTTCGCAAGGAAGTATCGTTTACGATTCTTGGACGTCGATTGGGCGGGCTGCTCCTGACGATTCTCGTCATTGCGGCTCTTGGTTTCGGCGCAGAATGGCTAACGCATTCCTATGTGCTGCCAACACCATGGTTCCGATTGAATCAAGGAATCCAGGCCGTACTCATTTGTGGATTTACCGCGGCGCTTTACCCAGTCATGCTGATGCTGACACGTGTAGTGACGAAAGAAGATGTATCGAGCTTCCCGTCACCGGTTCAGAAGCTGATCGGCAAAGCAAGCCGCTTGATGAAACGGTCCTAA
- a CDS encoding DUF2515 family protein, whose translation MSEMLPPSNEREKGFYSKMRGIPGAVVQLFKQQAAKMFTHASEQASGPPMQIAISSVAAARIEKSLHQQLALQHGGVHPPLPTAAEQQLLQRIEAQTRLHNRNNVTRTQAYWACYRAHPELHWALLAHLVSRNGGWCMTDLRGELLPHLINTELVSHVFAFLERANALIFQDAYPQLLLYAESRRRNQSLFHLLPHLHISAWMGPIWQDFWHFHDAAMLTIGLIINEQNYIEDRVVQNPTYQQSVLDTPLFKTQAWLQLNQVGFPCRSAAFDAPPPQPRVMGLILERFTNLSERIAFGKSLYAILFGAPGVLQGAVAFASTTPHTGSRADYWPHLFAPIRKTPPDRKYQERLDGYSLKVGATPIYSPTLQAAWPDKPLDPVEHGEWFSNTKEPLAHLQSITVPHEYDLSQDMCLGLSKIELAVVSAQAIKKFIP comes from the coding sequence ATGAGCGAGATGCTACCACCGTCGAATGAGCGTGAGAAGGGATTTTATAGCAAAATGAGAGGCATTCCTGGGGCTGTCGTTCAACTCTTTAAACAGCAGGCTGCCAAAATGTTTACCCACGCCTCCGAGCAGGCGTCTGGCCCACCGATGCAAATTGCGATCTCCTCCGTGGCAGCAGCAAGGATAGAGAAAAGCCTCCATCAGCAGTTAGCTCTGCAACACGGAGGCGTGCACCCTCCACTACCTACAGCTGCGGAGCAGCAGCTTCTCCAACGAATTGAAGCGCAGACGCGCTTGCATAATCGCAATAATGTGACGCGAACTCAAGCCTATTGGGCGTGTTATCGCGCTCATCCCGAGCTCCATTGGGCGCTGCTTGCGCATCTCGTATCTCGCAATGGCGGCTGGTGCATGACCGATCTGCGCGGGGAGCTCCTCCCGCACTTGATCAATACCGAGCTGGTCAGCCATGTTTTTGCTTTCCTGGAGCGCGCGAACGCGTTGATTTTCCAGGATGCTTACCCGCAATTACTCTTATATGCCGAAAGCAGGCGGCGGAATCAAAGCTTATTCCATCTCCTCCCGCATTTGCACATTTCTGCTTGGATGGGGCCGATTTGGCAGGATTTCTGGCATTTCCATGACGCGGCGATGCTGACGATCGGACTCATCATCAACGAACAGAATTACATCGAGGATCGCGTTGTCCAGAATCCAACGTATCAACAAAGCGTTCTTGATACACCGCTTTTCAAAACACAAGCTTGGCTGCAGCTTAATCAAGTCGGATTCCCGTGTCGATCCGCAGCCTTCGATGCCCCACCGCCTCAACCTCGCGTCATGGGCCTTATTCTTGAGCGCTTCACGAATTTGTCCGAGCGCATCGCCTTCGGCAAGAGCCTGTATGCGATTCTGTTCGGAGCTCCTGGCGTGCTGCAGGGCGCAGTCGCCTTTGCCTCCACGACTCCGCATACGGGGTCACGCGCTGATTATTGGCCTCATCTGTTCGCGCCAATACGAAAAACCCCTCCTGATCGCAAGTATCAGGAGAGGCTTGATGGTTACAGTCTGAAAGTAGGTGCGACACCGATCTATAGTCCTACGCTGCAAGCGGCTTGGCCTGACAAACCGCTGGACCCGGTAGAACACGGCGAATGGTTCAGCAATACCAAGGAACCGCTAGCGCATTTGCAATCCATTACAGTGCCGCATGAGTACGATTTATCCCAAGATATGTGCCTTGGGCTTAGCAAAATTGAACTTGCTGTCGTTAGCGCACAGGCGATCAAGAAGTTCATTCCTTAG
- a CDS encoding DUF4183 domain-containing protein, whose translation MVGGVIHIRARASLDLTSCKPEKKKKRKSTKAEYVSKTCFFYAISDGDKRCYTEADRTKGYGVQSIPDPETVTFTQVFINGVLQPSTLYRINKGEIIIISKDVPDKGVPIIVQSIRIYKRRLGRG comes from the coding sequence ATGGTTGGTGGGGTGATTCACATCCGAGCACGAGCGTCTCTTGACCTGACAAGTTGTAAGCCAGAAAAGAAGAAGAAAAGGAAATCTACGAAGGCGGAATATGTATCGAAAACGTGTTTCTTTTACGCCATTTCAGATGGAGACAAGCGTTGCTATACGGAAGCGGATCGCACCAAAGGATATGGCGTTCAGTCGATCCCAGATCCGGAGACCGTTACGTTCACTCAAGTTTTCATTAATGGCGTGCTTCAACCTAGTACGCTTTATCGTATAAACAAGGGAGAAATTATCATCATTTCTAAGGATGTTCCAGATAAAGGTGTCCCCATTATCGTACAAAGCATTCGTATTTATAAGCGGCGATTAGGAAGGGGGTGA